The Thalassoroseus pseudoceratinae genome has a segment encoding these proteins:
- the lipB gene encoding lipoyl(octanoyl) transferase LipB has product MSTEDSNSSANRRGAALQVHLLGIVDFDAALALQERLVYELTGRSDQQGALLLCEHPPLITIGREGSRGHIQAEDRELQARRVPVRRLGRGGGTFMHMPGQLAIYPVLPLSRMDVSVMEFRERLEDAVVDVCEELMVPAERQADKPGVFCHHGQVAHTGIAVKRWVTCHGLYLNVNLDLNWLKLVGSNSLATRPTTLAAQRTRVTEMSQVRESVVRHVATRFNYDHTNLYTSHPMLKRTYQTVAMRA; this is encoded by the coding sequence ATGAGCACGGAAGACTCAAATTCGTCAGCAAACCGACGAGGTGCCGCGTTGCAGGTGCATCTGCTTGGCATCGTCGACTTCGACGCCGCTTTGGCGTTGCAGGAACGTTTGGTGTACGAGTTGACCGGGCGATCGGACCAGCAAGGCGCACTGCTACTCTGTGAACACCCACCGCTGATCACAATTGGTCGGGAGGGCAGTCGTGGGCATATTCAGGCCGAAGATCGTGAGCTTCAAGCCCGGCGAGTTCCGGTGCGGCGTCTGGGACGTGGCGGCGGGACATTTATGCATATGCCGGGGCAACTAGCGATTTATCCCGTCTTGCCGTTAAGCCGGATGGATGTCTCAGTCATGGAATTCCGTGAGCGACTGGAAGACGCCGTAGTCGATGTCTGTGAGGAATTGATGGTGCCCGCGGAGCGTCAGGCAGACAAACCGGGCGTGTTTTGCCACCATGGTCAAGTGGCCCACACCGGTATTGCAGTGAAACGTTGGGTAACGTGCCACGGCTTGTACTTGAACGTCAATCTGGATCTAAACTGGCTGAAATTAGTGGGCTCCAACAGTTTGGCGACTCGGCCGACAACATTGGCGGCTCAACGGACTCGCGTGACCGAGATGTCCCAAGTCCGTGAATCCGTCGTTCGCCATGTGGCGACTCGGTTCAACTACGACCACACGAACCTGTATACCAGTCATCCGATGTTGAAACGCACCTATCAAACCGTCGCGATGCGAGCTTGA
- a CDS encoding DUF4159 domain-containing protein yields the protein MSQIPRWLVGLVLSSVMVGPYGAAAIAQDDELSAQQVLTSIERGRRFLLSQQANDGAWRVDGSQQYEIGVTSLVLLALINSGMTADDPEIAKGLTYLRNIREPDPDFTYDISLMLMALSAARDGGRDVLRMEKLVAKLERSQTRDGTNRGSWGYTVSGKFAAGWTGDRSNAQYAILGLHAASEAGLEVDRTAIERARQHWIDSQNLDGGWDYVNNAGQRQPSTGSMTVAGIASLAITNAMLRDPKQDETPDGEPICCGALPEDESLEKAVEWLARHFTVGRNPGPVASGEHVLYYLYGLERAGRLSARRFFGQHDWYRRGAKYLVGTQRRSNGQWVGFGKMEKKPVIGTSLALLFLSKGLAPVLIQKGMFGEANGLQAVQSKNWTRHRWDIRHLTEQIAGRPMWPKLLTWQVLNLNQAVANNSVASVRQAPVLYLSAEESHEFTEAEAALLRTYVDQGGFILGVANCPENSDNAFEDSFRDLVAKMYPMGDASLEPLTEDHLIWRSEFLIKPGDFELFGADLGCRTPIVFSRTDLSCLWDKMSRVEPQGRSKKLSRKIDQAFQMGVNIVAYATGREPPNKLEADTDDLADGQQDKIERGLLQIAKLKHGGGWDVAPQALRNLLMGLNRVVGQAATTKTRPIEPANGNLFKYPLVYMHGRNGFNFSEAEITQLREHLQRGGVLFADSCCGSDAFDASFRELVKELFPKESMKRIPISHELFTEKTFYDIRRVRRRVPGLPRADRPVNVAIEPVEPFLEGVVVDGRLAVIYSKYDISCALQRQVTVACPGYIPEDALRIGINVVMHALLQDPTSISGDK from the coding sequence ATGAGCCAGATTCCACGTTGGCTGGTTGGTCTTGTTCTGAGTTCGGTAATGGTTGGGCCATACGGTGCGGCTGCCATTGCCCAGGATGACGAACTCTCAGCTCAGCAAGTCCTAACTTCCATCGAACGCGGCCGCCGCTTCCTGCTTAGTCAACAAGCCAACGACGGGGCTTGGCGAGTCGATGGCAGTCAGCAGTACGAAATCGGTGTCACGAGTTTAGTTCTCTTGGCCTTGATCAATTCCGGTATGACTGCCGACGATCCAGAGATTGCCAAAGGCTTGACGTATTTGCGAAACATTCGCGAACCGGACCCCGATTTCACGTACGACATTTCGTTGATGTTGATGGCATTGTCGGCGGCTCGCGACGGCGGTCGCGATGTGCTTCGGATGGAAAAGCTCGTCGCCAAGTTGGAGAGGTCGCAAACCCGTGATGGCACGAATCGCGGGTCGTGGGGGTATACTGTTTCCGGGAAGTTCGCGGCGGGTTGGACGGGCGACCGGAGTAACGCTCAGTACGCAATTCTCGGACTCCATGCGGCGAGCGAGGCGGGATTGGAAGTCGATCGGACTGCCATCGAACGTGCACGTCAGCACTGGATCGATTCGCAGAACCTCGATGGCGGTTGGGACTATGTGAACAACGCTGGTCAGCGACAACCGAGTACCGGCAGCATGACGGTTGCTGGGATTGCGTCGTTGGCGATCACGAATGCAATGCTGCGTGATCCGAAGCAAGACGAAACGCCCGACGGTGAACCGATCTGCTGCGGTGCGTTGCCAGAAGACGAAAGTCTGGAAAAGGCTGTCGAATGGTTAGCGAGGCACTTTACGGTCGGTCGCAATCCCGGCCCAGTCGCGAGCGGTGAGCATGTGCTGTACTATCTCTACGGTCTCGAACGTGCCGGACGGCTCAGCGCCCGGAGGTTCTTCGGTCAGCACGATTGGTACCGTCGCGGTGCGAAGTATCTGGTGGGGACCCAACGCCGATCGAACGGCCAATGGGTCGGTTTCGGCAAGATGGAAAAGAAGCCGGTTATTGGGACGAGTCTCGCATTGTTGTTCCTCTCGAAAGGATTGGCTCCCGTCCTGATTCAGAAAGGCATGTTTGGTGAAGCCAACGGATTACAGGCGGTGCAATCGAAGAATTGGACTCGGCATCGCTGGGATATCCGTCACCTGACCGAACAAATTGCCGGCCGTCCGATGTGGCCGAAATTGCTCACATGGCAAGTGCTGAACTTGAACCAAGCCGTGGCCAACAATTCGGTGGCTTCTGTTCGTCAGGCTCCGGTTCTGTATCTCAGCGCGGAGGAATCACACGAGTTTACGGAAGCAGAAGCGGCATTGCTTCGAACATATGTTGACCAAGGCGGGTTCATTCTAGGCGTCGCGAATTGCCCGGAGAACAGCGACAACGCGTTTGAAGATTCCTTCCGTGATCTGGTTGCCAAGATGTACCCCATGGGGGACGCCTCACTCGAACCGCTGACGGAAGATCATCTGATTTGGCGGAGCGAGTTTCTCATCAAACCGGGAGACTTTGAACTCTTTGGGGCCGATCTGGGCTGTCGCACGCCGATCGTCTTTTCCCGAACGGACTTATCGTGTCTGTGGGACAAAATGTCCCGAGTGGAACCGCAAGGTCGCAGTAAGAAACTGTCCCGAAAGATTGACCAAGCGTTTCAAATGGGCGTAAATATCGTGGCATACGCGACCGGTCGGGAACCACCGAACAAGTTGGAAGCCGACACTGACGACCTCGCCGATGGTCAACAAGACAAAATCGAACGGGGATTGCTTCAAATAGCAAAGCTAAAACACGGTGGCGGTTGGGATGTCGCACCGCAGGCGTTACGGAACCTGTTGATGGGGTTGAACCGAGTTGTCGGTCAAGCGGCCACCACGAAAACACGCCCCATCGAACCGGCGAACGGTAATCTCTTCAAATATCCATTGGTGTACATGCATGGTCGGAATGGATTCAACTTCAGCGAGGCGGAAATCACGCAACTGAGGGAACATCTTCAACGTGGAGGCGTCTTGTTTGCCGATTCGTGTTGTGGTTCGGACGCCTTCGACGCCAGTTTCCGAGAGTTGGTGAAGGAACTCTTTCCCAAAGAGTCCATGAAACGCATCCCGATTAGCCATGAACTTTTCACGGAGAAAACCTTCTACGACATCCGCCGTGTTCGCCGTCGCGTACCCGGTTTGCCTCGCGCGGATCGCCCCGTGAACGTCGCCATTGAACCCGTGGAGCCGTTTTTAGAAGGTGTTGTGGTGGATGGTCGGTTGGCGGTGATCTACAGCAAATACGACATCAGCTGTGCACTACAACGGCAAGTGACGGTCGCGTGTCCTGGGTATATTCCGGAGGATGCGTTAAGAATCGGCATTAACGTCGTCATGCACGCACTTCTCCAAGATCCAACGAGCATTTCTGGCGACAAATAA
- a CDS encoding hybrid sensor histidine kinase/response regulator, producing the protein MDQSNRILVVGQTDSQTEQWIDRLQADNELIFRSNLKDGLKCLHTESVDCVLLLGDGVPVTGGMLQLGGILDEVPDGVVLLDLELHILWSNRRMQTLASRQDDLSGLKFYDAFGSPEILGPDFCPFHTAIGSGESARSTLRVGEKLYFEVHAKPVFDGDNDLPGYLVVIVRDVSVEILQRQKLNAIYQAGLELGDLAPQDILDMSVEERIELLKAKILHYTQDLLEFETVEIRLLDKRTQQLDPLLAVGMQNDATARTLTADAQNNGVTGFVAATGKSYLCEDTNSDPLYLPGAPGARSSLTVPLILHDTILGTFNVESPKPGAFSENDLQFLELFSREVAMALNTLELLLAEKVTTANRSTERMLQEVAHPVDEILNDAAWVLERYIGHEPNVSDRLLRILDHTRQIKQLIQRVGEAIAPQVSNPLLQPRPERAKLKGKRLLVVDSDESVRRAAHELLGRYGCEVETAHHGDEAFLMVRRFDYDAVIADIRLPDMTGYDCFHQIKELRPDLTVILMTGFGYDPTHSIVKARQEGLRSVLYKPFRLDQLLTEVESAVASADRPD; encoded by the coding sequence ATGGACCAATCGAACCGCATATTAGTTGTCGGTCAGACCGACTCGCAGACGGAGCAGTGGATTGACCGTCTTCAAGCCGACAACGAACTCATCTTCCGTTCAAACCTCAAAGATGGTTTAAAGTGTCTGCACACGGAATCGGTGGATTGTGTGCTGCTGCTTGGTGATGGCGTTCCCGTTACGGGCGGGATGCTACAACTCGGCGGCATCTTGGACGAAGTTCCCGACGGCGTCGTACTGCTCGACTTGGAATTGCATATCCTGTGGTCGAACCGTCGAATGCAAACTCTGGCGAGTCGTCAGGACGACTTGTCTGGTTTGAAGTTCTACGATGCGTTCGGCTCGCCTGAGATTCTCGGACCGGATTTTTGCCCGTTCCATACCGCGATCGGCTCTGGAGAATCCGCCCGAAGTACGTTGAGAGTCGGCGAAAAATTGTACTTCGAAGTCCATGCGAAACCGGTGTTCGATGGCGATAACGATCTACCGGGGTACCTCGTGGTGATCGTGCGGGACGTTTCGGTGGAGATTCTCCAACGGCAGAAACTCAACGCGATTTATCAGGCTGGCTTGGAACTGGGAGACCTCGCTCCGCAAGACATTCTGGATATGTCTGTCGAAGAGCGGATTGAATTGCTTAAAGCCAAGATTCTGCACTATACGCAGGATTTGTTGGAATTCGAAACCGTTGAGATTCGCCTGCTCGACAAACGCACGCAACAGTTGGATCCGTTGTTGGCCGTCGGGATGCAAAACGATGCCACCGCACGAACGCTAACGGCGGACGCGCAGAACAACGGGGTGACTGGTTTTGTCGCAGCGACCGGCAAGAGCTATCTCTGCGAAGACACCAACAGCGACCCACTGTATCTGCCCGGGGCACCCGGGGCTCGTAGTTCGCTGACAGTTCCGTTGATTCTCCACGATACCATTCTCGGCACCTTCAATGTCGAGAGTCCCAAACCCGGGGCATTTTCCGAGAACGATTTGCAGTTTCTGGAATTGTTCAGTCGCGAAGTGGCAATGGCGTTGAACACGCTGGAACTGCTGTTGGCGGAAAAGGTCACCACCGCGAATCGTAGCACCGAACGGATGTTGCAGGAGGTGGCTCATCCGGTCGACGAAATCCTGAACGACGCCGCTTGGGTCTTGGAGCGTTACATTGGTCATGAGCCGAACGTTTCGGATCGGTTGCTGCGAATTCTTGATCACACTCGGCAAATTAAACAACTGATTCAACGCGTTGGCGAGGCGATTGCTCCGCAAGTGAGCAACCCCCTGCTGCAACCCCGTCCCGAGCGTGCGAAACTTAAGGGGAAACGCCTGCTGGTTGTCGATAGTGATGAATCCGTCCGCCGCGCCGCCCATGAGTTGTTGGGGCGATATGGATGTGAAGTGGAAACGGCCCATCACGGCGACGAAGCTTTCTTAATGGTTCGCCGATTTGACTACGATGCCGTCATCGCGGACATTCGATTGCCGGACATGACCGGCTACGATTGCTTTCATCAGATCAAAGAACTTCGTCCCGATTTAACCGTGATTCTGATGACGGGCTTCGGTTACGACCCGACGCACTCGATTGTGAAGGCCCGTCAAGAAGGATTGCGGTCGGTCCTTTATAAGCCCTTCCGCTTGGATCAATTGCTGACGGAAGTGGAATCGGCGGTCGCATCGGCTGATCGACCAGACTAA
- a CDS encoding pyridoxal phosphate-dependent aminotransferase yields MSQHWITDRMHKIDASGIRKVFDLAANMTNPVNLSIGQPHFDTPEPIKQALKDAVDSGKNAYSQSQGIKPLLAKIQGEIDEAYGHTDRQAFVTSGTSGGLMLALSTLVGPDDEVIVFDPWFVMYKHLTSLVGGKIVEVSTYPDFRLDVNRVADALTDRTKVILCNSPCNPTGHVASVEEMQALAELARDRDVALISDEIYRSFCYDGDFVSPAKWNDQTIVIDGFSKSHSMTGHRLGYCHGPKHIIEQMIKLQQFTFVCAPHPIQWAGVAAWDTDISHFVEEYRGKRDFVRDSLSENFEIHGGDGAFYLFVKAPWGTGTEFVQEAIRNNLLIIPGNVFSSQDTHFRISYAADDEVLHRGVDILNRIAKR; encoded by the coding sequence ATGAGTCAGCATTGGATCACGGATCGGATGCACAAGATCGATGCCTCCGGAATTCGGAAGGTGTTCGATTTAGCGGCGAATATGACGAACCCGGTGAACTTGTCTATCGGACAACCACACTTTGATACGCCGGAACCGATCAAACAGGCGTTGAAGGACGCCGTCGATTCCGGCAAGAACGCCTACAGTCAGAGCCAAGGCATCAAGCCGTTGTTGGCGAAGATTCAAGGCGAAATCGACGAAGCCTACGGCCACACCGATCGTCAGGCGTTTGTCACCAGCGGCACGAGCGGCGGGTTGATGCTGGCACTTTCGACGTTGGTCGGACCTGACGACGAAGTGATCGTCTTCGATCCGTGGTTCGTGATGTATAAGCATCTCACGTCACTTGTGGGCGGCAAAATCGTGGAAGTGAGCACATATCCCGATTTCCGCTTGGACGTGAACCGTGTGGCCGACGCACTGACCGATCGTACGAAAGTGATCCTCTGTAACAGCCCCTGTAACCCAACGGGTCACGTGGCCAGTGTCGAGGAAATGCAAGCGCTCGCGGAACTGGCTCGCGACCGCGATGTAGCACTGATCAGCGATGAGATCTATCGCTCGTTCTGCTACGACGGTGACTTCGTCAGCCCTGCGAAATGGAACGATCAAACCATCGTCATTGACGGATTCAGCAAGTCACATTCAATGACGGGTCACCGCTTAGGATATTGTCACGGTCCGAAGCACATCATCGAACAAATGATCAAATTGCAGCAGTTCACGTTCGTATGTGCTCCTCATCCGATCCAATGGGCTGGCGTCGCCGCTTGGGATACCGATATTTCTCACTTCGTTGAGGAATATCGAGGAAAACGCGATTTCGTCCGTGATTCACTGAGTGAAAACTTCGAGATTCACGGCGGAGACGGAGCGTTCTACTTGTTCGTCAAAGCACCCTGGGGCACAGGAACAGAATTCGTGCAAGAAGCAATTCGGAATAACCTGTTGATTATTCCGGGTAATGTATTTAGTTCACAAGATACGCATTTTCGAATTTCTTACGCCGCAGACGACGAGGTTTTGCACCGAGGCGTTGATATTCTCAACAGAATCGCAAAACGGTAG
- a CDS encoding phosphohexomutase domain-containing protein, with protein MQYRQFHERERMPFDPPNETTYICPGETHTISRSVHLARMAAFYPACRDCPFRSETGHLPQDTIDRLQQTERRAVPCDLFNDEGVRGVYLNELTRRQAELIAAAFASVLWSRSPLVGRMVESAADGANSNRSVNPSIVVGYDDRPSAPDIFSGAVQGLRRMSCDVLDIGLTAKPALQFAVEQFNAVGGLLVTGAGCDPSRIGMDFVGTDGTPISRSRSDWESITLADIEHAVRDPYHRPTRNAGVQSACRISDEYTTGLSNLFPVLAPFTVVVGCSVPMMMRTLASIFDERSYRFVSVNIPRRVRDVNEITDSDVARVAEAVHESQADLGILIDDDGGRCSFITEGGELLSAWTLLPLLVESLQTEVPRRPVVLEPHTPTEVEPQLIRQGISWVRGGGSHAEMAQAMRDHNAVLGGGESGRVWIANPSPTCDAIGVLAHVLTVLSRHQMSLSRLVEMTGTLKA; from the coding sequence TTGCAATACCGCCAATTTCACGAACGGGAACGCATGCCGTTCGACCCGCCGAACGAAACAACTTACATCTGTCCGGGCGAAACGCACACGATTTCGCGATCGGTTCATTTGGCACGGATGGCGGCGTTTTATCCCGCTTGCCGCGATTGCCCCTTCCGCTCCGAAACCGGGCATCTGCCTCAAGACACTATTGACCGATTGCAGCAGACTGAACGTCGAGCCGTCCCCTGTGACTTGTTCAACGACGAGGGCGTGCGAGGGGTGTATTTGAATGAACTCACTCGTCGGCAAGCGGAGTTGATTGCGGCGGCGTTTGCAAGTGTGTTGTGGTCACGAAGTCCGTTGGTTGGACGCATGGTCGAGTCAGCGGCTGACGGGGCGAATTCCAACCGGTCGGTGAACCCTTCGATTGTGGTTGGTTATGACGATCGCCCGTCCGCTCCGGATATCTTCAGCGGAGCCGTTCAGGGACTCCGTCGGATGAGTTGCGATGTGCTCGATATCGGTTTGACGGCCAAACCAGCATTGCAATTTGCGGTCGAACAGTTCAACGCGGTTGGCGGTTTGCTGGTCACCGGTGCGGGGTGTGATCCGTCCCGAATTGGCATGGACTTCGTCGGTACCGACGGGACACCGATTTCCCGATCACGGTCGGATTGGGAGTCGATCACGTTGGCCGACATCGAGCATGCGGTCCGCGACCCCTATCACCGCCCGACTCGGAATGCAGGCGTGCAGTCGGCGTGTCGGATCTCGGACGAATACACCACGGGGCTTTCGAATCTTTTTCCGGTGTTGGCTCCGTTCACCGTTGTGGTCGGTTGTTCCGTTCCGATGATGATGCGAACTCTTGCCTCGATTTTTGATGAGCGATCCTACCGATTCGTCTCGGTCAATATTCCCCGTCGTGTGCGGGACGTGAACGAGATTACGGACTCCGATGTGGCTCGCGTGGCCGAAGCGGTTCACGAGTCGCAAGCTGACTTGGGAATTCTCATCGACGATGATGGCGGACGGTGTTCATTCATCACCGAAGGTGGCGAATTGCTTTCGGCTTGGACTCTGCTGCCGTTGCTCGTGGAGTCTCTGCAAACCGAGGTTCCTCGCCGTCCCGTTGTGCTGGAGCCACACACGCCGACGGAAGTCGAACCGCAGTTGATCCGCCAGGGGATTTCTTGGGTGAGAGGTGGCGGAAGTCACGCGGAAATGGCGCAGGCAATGCGAGATCACAATGCCGTCCTCGGTGGTGGGGAAAGCGGTCGGGTTTGGATCGCCAACCCTTCGCCGACGTGCGATGCCATCGGCGTCTTGGCTCATGTCTTGACCGTGCTGAGCCGTCATCAAATGTCACTATCTCGGCTTGTTGAAATGACCGGGACCTTGAAAGCGTAG
- the holA gene encoding DNA polymerase III subunit delta, with translation MPTTASAFLKSPTDNVGPVVAAFGAERFLQHAVVKELITQILGEDADDEMGLTRFDGKDAEFQTVSDELRTLSMFGDRRIVIVDGADDFVTKHRSNLERYVGSPAKKSVLVLVVKKWPKTTKLYKAVEKQGTNIGCEAPKESDLPRWLGSLCELRYEKKLPASSAMVLLELAGTNLSQLDMELAKLSNYVGDRAEISREDVTALVGGWRAETTWELIDDVLAGNADGALTSLDKLLAAREAPLRILGGLTFKFRQFAIATEMSRQGSSLGSALQSAGIWRNQIADAERYLRRIGRPRAEKIQTWLLQTRDRLAGGAGNINPTQARIELEQLLIRLAGLEPTHR, from the coding sequence ATGCCCACCACCGCGTCCGCGTTCCTGAAATCTCCAACAGACAACGTCGGTCCCGTTGTGGCCGCCTTTGGAGCGGAACGCTTTCTGCAACACGCCGTCGTCAAGGAACTCATTACGCAGATTCTCGGTGAGGATGCGGATGATGAAATGGGCCTGACGCGGTTCGACGGCAAAGACGCCGAGTTTCAAACCGTCTCCGACGAACTTCGCACGCTTTCCATGTTCGGCGATCGACGAATTGTCATCGTCGACGGTGCCGATGATTTCGTGACTAAACATCGGTCAAATCTCGAACGGTATGTCGGTTCGCCGGCAAAGAAATCGGTGCTGGTGTTGGTCGTCAAGAAGTGGCCCAAGACGACGAAACTCTACAAAGCCGTCGAGAAGCAGGGCACGAACATCGGTTGCGAAGCCCCGAAGGAAAGCGATCTACCGCGATGGTTGGGGTCGCTATGTGAACTTCGCTACGAGAAGAAACTTCCCGCTTCCTCGGCGATGGTTTTGCTCGAACTGGCGGGTACGAACTTGAGTCAGTTGGACATGGAGTTGGCCAAGCTCAGCAACTACGTCGGCGATCGGGCCGAGATTTCTCGTGAAGACGTGACCGCACTCGTGGGTGGCTGGCGAGCGGAAACCACCTGGGAACTGATCGACGATGTCCTCGCTGGGAATGCCGACGGTGCATTGACGAGCCTCGATAAATTGCTCGCCGCCCGAGAGGCCCCACTTCGAATTCTCGGCGGATTGACGTTCAAATTTCGCCAGTTCGCCATCGCCACGGAGATGTCGAGGCAGGGCAGTTCGCTCGGTTCAGCGTTGCAATCGGCGGGCATCTGGCGGAATCAAATTGCGGATGCGGAACGGTATCTTCGCCGGATCGGACGTCCACGTGCGGAAAAGATCCAAACGTGGCTGCTCCAAACTCGCGATCGGCTCGCAGGTGGTGCGGGAAACATCAACCCAACGCAAGCCCGCATTGAACTCGAACAATTGCTGATTCGATTGGCCGGTCTGGAACCGACCCATCGTTAG